Genomic segment of Rhodocaloribacter litoris:
CACGGGAAGGACGAACCCGAAGACGCCCTGCGCGGCGAACCACCAGCCCCAGGCCAGCAACTCACGCCAGGCTTCGGGGAAGAGCGGCGCCAGTTCCGACCGGAACAGCCGGCGGCTGCCGAACTGCATCTGCAGGATGACGAACAGGGCCGCCGCCGCCAGCACGAACGCCGTCTGCCGGTCGACGGTCCTGGCCGCGTTCACCAGCCGCTGCCACTCGCTCCGGAGCCTCGCTTTCATGCCGTGCGTACGGGTTTGCTCTGGCGGGACGACCCCATGATACGGCGGGCGGGGAAAAGATCCGACCGCATGTCCGGGGCGGGTGTCAGCGGTCCAGCGAGGCCAGGAAGGCCCGCACGCCTTCGGTGTAGCGTGGGGCCGAGACGGCGAAGCCGTCGTTGTGCCGCCCGGCAATCTCGAGAAACGTCTTGGGGCCGGCGGCCGCGTCGAAGAGGGCACGTCCGTGGGCGTACGGTACGATCTCGTCTTCCGGGCTGTGGATGACGAGCACCGGCACCCGGATGCGGCGTATCCGGTCCAGGTTGTCGAACCGGTGGCGGGCCAGCCAGCGTACCGGCAGGAAGGGGTAGTGCCGGGCCGCCACGTCCGGCACCGACGTGAAGGTGGATTCCAGGATGAGCGCCCCCGGCCCGGCGCGTTCGGCGAGCCAGGTGGCCGGCCCGCCGCCGAGCGATCGGCCCAGCAGCAGCACCTCTTCCGGCGCCA
This window contains:
- a CDS encoding alpha/beta hydrolase, producing the protein MLLTLLGGYALLVLVVFTFQHRLLFLPSPDLGPTPAAHGLAYEDVTLETEDGERLHGWWIPAEHPRATLLLFHGNAGNISGRLPLISVWHGLGLNVFVFDYRGYGRSTGTPSEEGLYRDAAAAWHYLTATRGLAPEEVLLLGRSLGGGPATWLAERAGPGALILESTFTSVPDVAARHYPFLPVRWLARHRFDNLDRIRRIRVPVLVIHSPEDEIVPYAHGRALFDAAAGPKTFLEIAGRHNDGFAVSAPRYTEGVRAFLASLDR